In Triplophysa rosa linkage group LG7, Trosa_1v2, whole genome shotgun sequence, the following proteins share a genomic window:
- the lrrc8c gene encoding volume-regulated anion channel subunit LRRC8C, with translation MIPVTEFRQFTEQQPAFRVLKPWWDVFTDYLSVIMLMIGVFGCTLQVMQDKIICLPQRTFQPNETELMSPPVPITPVSSVPVTELKGLKTNLDIQQYSYINQMCYEKALHWYAKYFPYLVLIHTVIFIVCSNFWFKFPGSSSKIEHFISILGKCFDSPWTTRALSEVSGENPEEKDNKKNSASRSNLNIPAIEGTLEKSPSLRSIPDKIVVDKPAPSVLDKKEGEQAKALFEKVKKFRLHVEEGDILYMMYVRQTVVKVFKFILIIAYNSVLVSRVKFTVKCNVDLQDMTGYRQFSCNHTMAHLFSKLSYCYLCFVIVYGLTCLYTSYWLFYRSLKEYSFEYVRQETGIDDIPDVKNDFAFMLHMIDQYDPLYSKRFAVFLSEVSENKLKQLNLNHEWTVDKLRQKLQTNSNNRLELQLFMFPGLPDTIFEVAELQSLKLEIINNVTIPASIVQLEDLQELSLYQCSLKIHSAATSFLKENLKVLRVKFDDMRELPQWMYVLRSLEELHLIGSFSSDVSKYVTLDSLRELKSLKTLTLKSNFTKVPQSFVDVASHLQRLCICNDGTKLVMLNNLKKMVHLTELELLHCDLERIPHAIFSLSNLQMLDLKENNIRSIEEIVSFQHLRKLTCLKLWHNSIAFIPEHIKKLGSLERLYLSHNKIEILPSHLFLCNKLRYLDVSNNDIRFIPPEIGVLQSLQYFSVTCNKIENIPDELFFCKKLKTLKLGRNMLSVLSPKISYLGALAHLELKGNHFEFLPAELGCCHSLKRSGLVVEDVLFETVPSDIREQMEAE, from the exons ATGATTCCAGTGACAGAATTCCGGCAGTTTACGGAACAACAGCCAGCTTTCAGGGTTTTAAAGCCATGGTGGGATGTGTTTACAGACTACCTGTCTGTGATCATGCTCATGATAGGCGTGTTTGGGTGCACTCTGCAG GTAATGCAAGACAAAATCATATGTCTTCCTCAACGGACATTCCAACCAAACGAGACTGAGCTGATGAGCCCACCTGTTCCCATAACTCCTGTGTCCTCAGTGCCTGTCACAGAGCTAAAAGGACTGAAGACCAACTTAGACATTCAGCAGTATAGCTACATAAATCAGATGTGTTACGAAAAAGCACTACATTGGTATGCCAAATACTTTCCTTACCTGGTTCTCATACATACCGTCATTTTCATTGTGTGCAGCAATTTTTGGTTCAAATTTCCTGGCTCTAGTTCAAAAATCGAGCACTTTATATCCATCTTGGGCAAGTGTTTCGACTCTCCGTGGACTACAAGAGCTTTGTCAGAAGTATCAGGGGAAAACCCTGAGGAGAAAGACAACAAAAAGAACAGTGCTAGTAGGTCAAACCTTAATATTCCAGCTATTGAGGGCACCCTTGAGAAGAGTCCATCTCTCAGATCTATTCCTGACAAAATTGTGGTCGACAAACCGGCGCCAAGCGTCCTTGACAAGAAGGAAGGAGAGCAAGCCAAAGCCTTGTttgaaaaggtaaaaaaattcCGCCTGCATGTGGAGGAGGGTGATATATTGTATATGATGTATGTCCGTCAGACTGTTGTGAAAGTGTTCAAGTTTATTCTTATAATTGCCTACAACAGTGTGCTGGTGTCAAGGGTTAAGTTTACCGTGAAATGTAATGTGGACCTACAGGACATGACAGGATACCGGCAGTTCTCATGCAATCACACTATGGCTCACTTGTTTTCGAAGCTCTCCTactgttatttgtgttttgtgattgtTTATGGACTCACGTGCCTTTATACGTCCTACTGGCTATTCTATCGTTCTCTGAAGGAGTACTCTTTTGAATATGTTAGACAAGAGACTGGAATTGATGACATCCCAGATGTAAAGAACGATTTCGCTTTCATGTTACACATGATTGATCAGTATGATCCGTTATACTCCAAGAGGTTTGCCGTGTTTCTCTCCGAGGTCAGTGAAAACAAACTTAAACAGCTCAACCTCAACCATGAGTGGACAGTTGACAAGCTTCGACAGAAGCTGCAGACAAATAGCAATAACAGGCTTGAGCTTCAGCTCTTTATGTTTCCAGGTCTCCCAGATACCATTTTTGAGGTGGCAGAGCTGCAGTCTTTGAAGCTTGAGATTATTAATAATGTTACCATACCAGCATCCATTGTCCAACTTGAGGATCTCCAGGAGCTTTCGCTCTACCAATGCTCACTCAAGATCCACAGTGCAGCCACCTCGTTCCTCAAGGAGAACCTGAAGGTTTTGCGAGTGAAGTTTGATGACATGCGTGAACTTCCGCAGTGGATGTATGTGTTGCGGAGCTTGGAGGAACTCCATCTGATCGGCTCGTTCAGCTCTGACGTGTCAAAGTACGTAACGCTGGACTCCCTGAGAGAGCTCAAATCACTGAAGACCCTGACACTCAAGAGCAACTTTACCAAGGTCCCTCAGTCTTTTGTAGATGTAGCCAGCCATCTGCAGCGTCTCTGCATTTGCAATGATGGCACCAAGCTGGTCATGCTTAACAACCTGAAAAAGATGGTGCATCTCACAGAACTCGAGTTACTGCACTGTGACCTGGAACGCATACCACATGCCATTTTCAGCCTGAGTAATTTGCAGATGTTGGATCTGAAGGAGAACAATATACGTTCAATTGAAGAGATTGTTAGCTTCCAGCACCTCCGGAAGCTGACCTGTCTGAAGCTTTGGCACAACAGCATCGCTTTCATACCCGAACACATCAAAAAACTTGGCAGCTTGGAGCGTCTCTACTTAAGCCACAACAAGATTGAGATCCTGCCTTCGCACTTGTTCCTTTGCAACAAACTGCGCTACCTTGATGTCTCCAACAACGACATCCGTTTCATCCCACCGGAGATAGGTGTTCTTCAGAGCCTCCAATACTTCTCTGTTACCTGTAACAAAATCGAAAACATTCCAGATGAACTCTTCTTCTGTAAGAAGCTGAAAACTCTCAAGCTTGGCAGGAACATGTTGTCTGTCCTCTCGCCAAAGATTTCTTACCTTGGTGCATTGGCTCACTTGGAGTTAAAGGGTAATCACTTTGAGTTCCTGCCAGCTGAACTGGGCTGTTGTCATTCCTTGAAGCGGAGTGGACTTGTGGTAGAAGATGTGCTGTTTGAGACAGTGCCCTCTGACATCAGggaacaaatggaagcagagtGA